One stretch of Pedobacter riviphilus DNA includes these proteins:
- the dnaA gene encoding chromosomal replication initiator protein DnaA — MEKTCTEVWKNCLQIIKDNIPSQSFKTWFEPITALKLEGKVLTIQVPSLFFYEWLEEHYVGLLRKTVKKQLGEDGRLEYNIVVDKSSNSGNPYTTNMPSNGNGAEAKVQSMPIPVSINKDIKNPFIIPGLKKLNVDPQLNANYTFENYIEGDCNRLARSAGYAVAAKPGGTSFNPLMIYGGVGLGKTHLAQAIGNEIKRSMPDKLVIYVSCEKFCQQFVDSLKNNTINDFVNFYQAMDVIIMDDVHNFAGKEKTQDIFFHIFNHLHQSGKQVILTSDKAPKDLAGLEERLLSRFKWGLSADLQIPDLETRIAILRKKMYADGIELPGEVVEYVAHNIDNNVRELEGAMVSLLAQATLNKKEIDLALAKQMLKNFIKNTSKEISMEYIQKLVCEYFEVPVDMVKSQTRKREIVQARQISMYLSKSHTKSSLKTIGAFFGGRDHSTVIYACQTVEDLIDTDKKFKAYVHDIQKKLKMS; from the coding sequence ATGGAAAAAACTTGTACAGAAGTATGGAAGAACTGTCTTCAAATTATTAAGGATAACATTCCGAGCCAAAGTTTCAAAACTTGGTTCGAGCCAATAACAGCCCTTAAATTGGAAGGTAAGGTTTTAACTATACAGGTGCCAAGTTTGTTCTTTTACGAATGGCTTGAAGAACATTATGTAGGCTTGCTACGCAAGACTGTAAAAAAACAACTTGGAGAGGATGGCAGGTTGGAATATAACATCGTTGTAGATAAATCATCAAACAGCGGTAATCCTTATACTACCAATATGCCCTCAAATGGAAATGGAGCGGAGGCAAAGGTACAATCGATGCCGATTCCGGTTTCCATTAATAAGGATATTAAAAACCCTTTTATTATCCCTGGATTAAAAAAATTAAATGTTGATCCACAGTTAAACGCTAATTATACTTTCGAAAATTATATTGAGGGAGACTGCAACCGCTTGGCACGTTCTGCAGGTTACGCTGTAGCTGCTAAACCAGGAGGTACATCTTTTAATCCTTTAATGATTTACGGTGGAGTAGGTTTGGGTAAAACACACCTGGCGCAAGCAATCGGTAACGAGATTAAACGCAGCATGCCAGATAAGTTGGTGATCTATGTAAGCTGTGAGAAATTCTGCCAGCAGTTTGTAGATTCACTAAAAAACAACACCATTAACGATTTCGTTAACTTTTATCAGGCAATGGATGTGATCATTATGGATGATGTACACAACTTTGCAGGTAAGGAAAAAACACAGGATATTTTCTTCCATATCTTTAACCACCTACACCAATCGGGCAAACAGGTAATCTTAACATCTGATAAAGCACCGAAAGATTTAGCTGGTTTGGAAGAACGTTTGTTAAGCCGTTTTAAATGGGGTTTATCTGCAGATTTACAGATTCCTGATCTTGAAACGCGTATTGCCATCTTAAGAAAGAAAATGTATGCTGATGGTATTGAGTTACCAGGCGAGGTGGTAGAATATGTTGCACACAATATTGATAACAATGTGCGTGAACTGGAAGGTGCTATGGTTTCGTTGCTGGCACAAGCTACTTTGAATAAAAAAGAAATCGATTTAGCACTTGCTAAGCAAATGTTGAAGAACTTTATCAAAAATACTTCTAAAGAAATTTCAATGGAATATATCCAGAAATTGGTTTGTGAGTATTTCGAAGTTCCTGTAGATATGGTTAAATCGCAAACACGTAAACGCGAAATTGTTCAGGCACGTCAGATTTCGATGTACCTTTCTAAAAGCCATACTAAATCATCGCTAAAAACGATTGGCGCTTTCTTCGGTGGCCGCGATCACAGTACCGTAATTTATGCTTGCCAAACAGTAGAAGATTTAATTGATACCGATAAAAAGTTTAAAGCTTACGTACACGATATCCAAAAGAAATTAAAAATGAGCTGA
- a CDS encoding NUDIX hydrolase has product MIIEKWQKIASKYLVREKWATLRVDEVKLPDGIIKDDYYVLEYPNWVNAIALTEEGKIIMVRQYRHAADIVSLEVPGGVIDGDEAPEFAVKRELLEETGYSFKTCKLIAELYPNPATSNNRTFTYFLTGGIKTHEQHLDEHEILNVEEYTVDEVKQLINDNKIAQALHVAALHYGLAELEKL; this is encoded by the coding sequence ATGATTATAGAAAAGTGGCAAAAAATTGCCTCTAAATATTTAGTAAGAGAAAAGTGGGCTACCTTAAGGGTAGACGAGGTTAAACTTCCTGATGGCATTATAAAAGACGACTACTATGTTTTAGAGTATCCAAACTGGGTTAATGCAATTGCATTAACAGAAGAAGGGAAAATCATCATGGTGCGCCAGTACCGCCATGCAGCCGATATTGTTTCTCTTGAAGTGCCGGGCGGTGTGATTGATGGAGATGAAGCGCCAGAGTTTGCGGTTAAACGCGAACTTTTAGAAGAAACCGGTTACAGTTTTAAAACCTGCAAACTTATTGCCGAGCTTTATCCTAATCCTGCAACATCAAACAATAGAACCTTTACTTATTTCTTAACAGGTGGCATTAAAACTCATGAACAGCATTTAGATGAACACGAAATTTTAAATGTTGAGGAATACACCGTTGATGAAGTTAAACAGTTAATCAATGACAATAAAATAGCTCAGGCGCTACATGTTGCGGCCTTACATTACGGCTTAGCCGAACTGGAAAAGCTTTAA
- a CDS encoding TPM domain-containing protein: MKKIFLLSLFSLLFAFAFAQDFPEKPNTLVNDYANVLSAEQKQALENKLVTFNDSSSTQIAIAILKSVGDYDINEYAVELGRKWGVGQSGKNNGIMIVVAVGDRKISIQTGYGLEGALPDIYAKRIIDNDIKPNFRAGNYYAGLDEGTTSIIKYTRGEYKNDSPKTSSKKGGGGGSIVIIIIIVIVIIIIMRKGGGGGSEVIGGRGASNALFWAMLFGSGGGGRSSGGWGGGSSGGGGGFGGFGGGSFGGGGSSGSW; the protein is encoded by the coding sequence ATGAAGAAAATATTCTTATTATCACTGTTCAGTTTATTATTTGCTTTCGCTTTTGCGCAGGATTTTCCTGAAAAGCCAAACACCTTAGTTAACGATTATGCCAATGTATTGTCTGCAGAGCAAAAACAGGCGCTTGAAAATAAACTGGTAACCTTTAACGATTCTTCTTCTACACAGATTGCAATAGCAATACTAAAATCAGTCGGCGATTACGATATTAATGAATATGCGGTAGAACTGGGTAGAAAATGGGGTGTTGGCCAAAGTGGCAAAAACAATGGTATTATGATCGTTGTGGCAGTTGGCGATCGAAAAATCTCTATTCAAACAGGTTATGGCTTAGAAGGCGCATTACCCGATATTTATGCCAAGCGTATTATTGACAACGATATTAAACCCAATTTTAGAGCAGGAAATTATTATGCTGGCTTGGATGAAGGTACGACGTCGATTATAAAGTATACAAGAGGCGAATATAAAAACGATAGTCCTAAAACTTCTTCAAAGAAAGGTGGAGGCGGTGGTAGCATTGTGATTATTATCATTATCGTAATCGTGATTATTATCATTATGCGAAAAGGTGGCGGAGGCGGGAGCGAAGTAATTGGCGGACGTGGAGCATCTAATGCGCTGTTTTGGGCTATGCTTTTTGGAAGCGGCGGCGGCGGCCGAAGCAGCGGTGGCTGGGGAGGTGGTTCTTCTGGTGGAGGAGGCGGATTTGGTGGTTTTGGCGGCGGAAGCTTCGGAGGAGGTGGTAGCAGCGGAAGCTGGTAG
- a CDS encoding TPM domain-containing protein, with protein MSLFSDIEQEKIANAISDAERATSGEIRIAIDKHCAGDPYEKATEYFAKLDMDKTAKRNGVLIYLAHADHKFAIIGDVGIHQVVPENFWETTKIAMTAHFAKGNLADGIIAGVALAGEKLALFFPPQKGDINELPNDIVFMDNLENK; from the coding sequence ATGTCGTTATTTTCAGATATTGAACAAGAAAAAATAGCAAACGCGATCTCCGATGCAGAAAGAGCAACTTCTGGAGAAATTAGAATTGCTATTGACAAACATTGCGCAGGCGATCCATATGAAAAAGCTACCGAATATTTTGCTAAACTGGATATGGATAAAACAGCAAAAAGAAATGGCGTGCTCATTTATTTGGCACATGCCGATCATAAATTTGCCATTATTGGCGATGTTGGGATTCACCAGGTAGTACCTGAAAACTTTTGGGAAACTACTAAAATTGCGATGACAGCACATTTTGCAAAAGGCAATTTGGCCGATGGTATTATTGCAGGTGTAGCGTTGGCCGGAGAAAAGCTAGCCTTGTTCTTCCCGCCGCAAAAAGGCGATATTAATGAGTTGCCAAACGATATTGTTTTTATGGATAACCTAGAGAACAAATAA